A window of Longispora fulva contains these coding sequences:
- a CDS encoding DNA recombination protein RmuC produces the protein MEIVLLLLGLGIGVALGWFAARARAAAETGRLAAARDGEGRLEQSLRALTADAARAQRESFAHIVDPLRESLARYEQRVAELEHDRLDAYAQLRTQVGQMAVVSDQLRTETSQLVAALRAPQVRGRWGEHQLRRIVEAAGLLEHCDFSEQVTTSTGLRPDMVVRLAGDKQVVVDAKVPFSGYLSAMESRDDAERAGHLTRHARQLRAHVDSLAAKEYWSAFDNSPEFVVLFVPADAFLDAALQHDPVLLEHAFARNIVLATPATLVALLRTIAYAWRQEALAANAMHVHRVAKELYSRLATMGSHLGKVGASLGGAVTAYNKAVGSLESRVLVSARKLADLGVSGDVLETPGQVESTPRQLQSPELVASENDHLIPLERRA, from the coding sequence ATGGAGATTGTGCTGCTTCTGCTGGGTCTCGGCATCGGTGTCGCGTTGGGCTGGTTCGCCGCGCGGGCCCGGGCCGCAGCCGAGACCGGCCGGCTGGCCGCTGCCCGCGACGGCGAGGGCCGGCTCGAACAGTCGCTGCGGGCGCTGACGGCCGACGCCGCGCGCGCCCAGCGGGAGAGCTTCGCGCACATCGTCGACCCGCTCCGCGAGAGCCTGGCCCGGTACGAGCAGCGGGTCGCCGAGCTCGAACACGACCGGCTCGACGCGTACGCGCAGCTGCGCACCCAGGTCGGCCAGATGGCCGTCGTGTCCGACCAGCTGCGCACCGAGACCAGCCAGCTGGTGGCGGCGCTGCGGGCGCCGCAGGTCCGGGGCCGGTGGGGCGAGCACCAGCTGCGCCGGATCGTGGAGGCCGCCGGGCTGCTCGAGCACTGCGACTTCTCGGAACAGGTGACGACCAGCACCGGTCTGCGGCCGGACATGGTGGTCCGGCTCGCCGGGGACAAGCAGGTGGTGGTGGACGCGAAGGTCCCGTTCAGCGGGTACCTGTCCGCGATGGAGTCCCGCGACGACGCCGAGCGCGCCGGGCACCTGACCCGGCACGCCCGCCAGCTCCGCGCGCACGTGGACTCCCTCGCCGCGAAGGAGTACTGGTCGGCGTTCGACAACTCCCCCGAGTTCGTGGTGCTGTTCGTTCCGGCCGACGCGTTCCTGGACGCGGCGCTGCAGCACGACCCGGTGCTGTTGGAGCACGCGTTCGCCCGCAACATCGTGCTGGCCACGCCCGCGACGCTGGTGGCGCTGCTCCGCACGATCGCGTACGCCTGGCGGCAGGAGGCCCTGGCCGCGAACGCGATGCACGTGCACCGGGTGGCCAAGGAGCTCTACAGCCGGCTGGCCACGATGGGCAGCCACCTGGGGAAGGTGGGCGCTTCGCTGGGCGGGGCCGTGACGGCGTACAACAAAGCGGTCGGGTCTCTGGAGTCCCGGGTCCTGGTGAGCGCGCGCAAGCTGGCCGACCTCGGGGTCTCCGGCGACGTGCTGGAGACCCCGGGCCAGGTGGAGTCCACCCCGCGCCAGCTCCAGTCCCCCGAGCTGGTGGCCAGCGAGAACGACCACCTCATCCCACTGGAACGCCGGGCCTGA
- a CDS encoding ABC-F family ATP-binding cassette domain-containing protein: protein MLKTLSLSKTFDGEPLFTDLNLTLGRGDRVGVVGPNGAGKSTLLRILTGAERPTTGQVEYSPGLRLGYFAQQVPDPGLRVGDFLRGDLGALAAELDRHARTQDMASYGAALERWEALDGWGFEARLTDVRQRLGVDHLPDDRPLGRVSGGEQARLMLAGVLLTEPDLLVLDEPTNHLDADGAAWLGEFLAAFAGGVLVISHDRAFLDAFANRIYELDGIHEELQVYEGGYTAYRAEKSRRWQRLLLDYEAQEKYRVKLEEEIAKMKEKSLANEIANPRAPHKRRIARMVARKAVVRQRRLTRQLTSARWIAEPSTRPALTLAFPAEEGPVLHATDLAAPGLFEGLDLVLEAGDRLLVTGPNGAGKTTLLRQLESDRAMLLPQVHDELRTDVAVLDYFRAHVPVYVDEAESLLTGYLFGPDEWGAALRTLSAGELRRLLLAVMVNTPGRVLLLDEPTNYLDFDMLDVVEEALRAFEGTLVLVTHDSYFAEAVGVTRRLELGAGRAVLV from the coding sequence ATGTTAAAAACCCTTTCCCTCAGCAAGACCTTCGACGGTGAGCCCCTGTTCACCGACCTCAACCTCACCCTGGGCCGGGGCGACCGGGTCGGCGTCGTCGGCCCGAACGGCGCGGGCAAGTCCACTCTGCTGCGGATCCTGACCGGGGCGGAACGGCCGACGACCGGGCAGGTGGAGTACTCGCCGGGGCTGCGGCTCGGCTACTTCGCCCAGCAGGTACCGGATCCGGGTCTCAGGGTGGGTGATTTTCTCCGTGGCGACCTCGGTGCGCTGGCGGCGGAGCTCGACCGGCACGCGAGGACCCAGGACATGGCGAGCTACGGCGCGGCCCTGGAACGGTGGGAGGCGTTGGACGGCTGGGGCTTCGAGGCCCGGCTGACCGACGTCCGCCAGCGGCTCGGCGTCGACCACCTGCCCGACGACCGGCCGCTCGGTCGGGTCAGCGGCGGCGAACAGGCCCGGCTGATGCTGGCCGGGGTGCTGCTCACCGAGCCTGACCTGCTGGTGCTCGACGAGCCGACCAACCACCTCGACGCCGACGGCGCGGCGTGGCTGGGGGAGTTCCTCGCGGCGTTCGCTGGCGGGGTGCTCGTGATCAGCCATGACCGGGCGTTCCTGGACGCGTTCGCCAACCGGATCTACGAACTGGACGGCATCCACGAGGAACTCCAGGTGTACGAGGGCGGCTACACCGCCTACCGCGCCGAGAAGTCCCGGCGCTGGCAGCGGCTGCTGCTCGACTACGAGGCGCAGGAGAAGTACCGGGTGAAGCTGGAGGAGGAGATCGCGAAGATGAAGGAGAAGTCCCTCGCCAACGAGATCGCCAACCCGCGGGCCCCGCACAAGCGGCGGATCGCCCGGATGGTGGCCCGCAAGGCCGTCGTCCGGCAGCGCCGGTTGACCAGGCAGCTCACGTCGGCCCGGTGGATCGCCGAGCCGTCGACCCGACCGGCTCTGACCCTGGCCTTCCCGGCGGAAGAGGGACCGGTGCTGCACGCCACGGATCTCGCGGCCCCGGGGCTGTTCGAGGGGCTGGACCTGGTGCTGGAGGCCGGCGACCGGCTGCTCGTCACCGGGCCGAACGGCGCGGGCAAGACGACGCTGCTGCGGCAGTTGGAGTCCGACCGGGCCATGCTGCTGCCCCAGGTGCACGACGAGCTGCGCACCGACGTGGCCGTGCTCGACTACTTCCGGGCGCACGTGCCGGTGTATGTGGACGAGGCGGAGTCGCTGCTCACCGGGTACCTGTTCGGGCCCGACGAGTGGGGTGCGGCGCTGCGGACCCTGTCGGCGGGGGAGCTGCGGCGGCTGCTGCTGGCCGTCATGGTGAACACGCCGGGGCGGGTGCTGCTGCTCGACGAGCCGACGAACTACCTCGACTTCGACATGCTCGACGTGGTCGAGGAGGCGTTGCGGGCGTTCGAGGGGACGCTGGTGCTGGTCACCCACGACTCCTACTTCGCGGAGGCGGTCGGGGTCACCCGGCGCCTGGAGCTGGGGGCGGGGCGGGCGGTGCTGGTCTAG
- a CDS encoding helix-turn-helix transcriptional regulator — MGDLNRLVMPRAAVPPLTRWGVSPTADLVFRTLTECGPSVIGVLGKSLGLPTRRVRIALDELNSVGAARPERMATPTGPVRVWRGGQPEAVVTSLRERTVHAVKARHLLRQRLSGLDLSDVMNHPDLTAADAVRPLYGLAQVRARFVELAPTARTEEMVLNPEPVLPESAVRAGAPLERASAQRGVSTLSLGVPAGVGDASLSLHYEMIALGTKYRELPQLPARILIIDRRTAIVPIDPAILGKGALEVTAPVVVDQLVGLFLQYWSRAKAPERPMPANLPLTPREQAIIALLATGQTDAKTAEQLGVSVRTIAYTLSDLMSRYGVQNRFQLGMVLGAQGARPTTIQKEQQK; from the coding sequence ATGGGGGATCTGAATCGGCTGGTGATGCCACGTGCGGCGGTGCCTCCGCTCACCCGGTGGGGCGTTTCGCCCACCGCCGACCTGGTGTTCCGCACCCTGACCGAATGTGGACCGAGCGTGATTGGAGTACTCGGCAAATCGCTGGGGTTACCGACCCGCCGGGTCCGGATAGCCCTCGACGAACTCAACTCTGTCGGGGCCGCCCGACCCGAGCGGATGGCGACGCCGACCGGCCCGGTCCGGGTGTGGCGCGGCGGGCAACCCGAGGCGGTGGTGACATCGTTGCGGGAGCGCACGGTGCACGCGGTCAAGGCCCGACACCTGCTCCGCCAGCGGCTCAGCGGGCTGGACCTGTCCGATGTCATGAACCATCCTGATCTGACGGCCGCCGACGCCGTCCGGCCACTGTACGGACTAGCCCAGGTCCGGGCCCGGTTCGTCGAACTGGCCCCGACGGCGCGCACGGAGGAAATGGTCCTCAACCCTGAGCCGGTGCTTCCCGAGAGTGCCGTCCGGGCCGGGGCGCCACTGGAGAGGGCATCCGCGCAGCGTGGCGTCTCGACGCTGTCGCTGGGCGTGCCGGCCGGAGTGGGTGACGCCTCGCTGTCGCTGCACTACGAGATGATCGCGCTGGGCACGAAATACCGCGAACTACCACAGCTTCCCGCCCGGATCCTCATCATCGATCGCCGCACCGCGATCGTCCCCATCGACCCCGCCATCCTCGGCAAGGGGGCGCTCGAAGTGACGGCGCCCGTCGTGGTGGACCAACTGGTCGGGCTCTTCCTCCAGTACTGGAGCAGGGCCAAGGCTCCGGAGCGGCCCATGCCAGCCAACCTGCCCCTCACACCCCGCGAACAGGCGATCATCGCGCTGCTGGCCACCGGCCAGACCGACGCGAAGACGGCCGAGCAGCTCGGGGTCAGCGTGCGCACGATCGCGTACACGTTGAGCGACCTGATGAGCCGATACGGCGTACAGAACCGATTCCAGCTCGGCATGGTGCTGGGCGCGCAGGGCGCCCGACCGACGACTATCCAGAAGGAACAGCAGAAATGA
- a CDS encoding helix-turn-helix transcriptional regulator translates to MIGVLSRSLGLPANRVRIALDELNSVGAARPERTASPTGPVQIWRGRRPDAVVTSLRDRELQAAQARHLLRRQLTGLDLADIMNHPDMSAPQAVVTLNGWRQVQARLGELTPRTRQEALAIMPEAVLDAQTVRAGADNDRDLARRGILARRIGVPSGVGDASRALHAEMAAHSFNHYRQVAHLPARIIIMDRRTAILPIDPARVSRGALEVTAPAAVARLVELFHTYWDKALPPEQPMSPDIVLTPREAAIIALLTEGHTDASVSAELGISVRTIAYSISDLMSRCGVQNRFQLGLVLGSQTITPRTTEKEPEQ, encoded by the coding sequence GTGATCGGAGTACTCAGCAGATCGCTGGGCCTGCCGGCCAACAGGGTCCGGATCGCGCTCGACGAACTCAACTCCGTCGGGGCGGCCCGGCCCGAACGGACGGCATCGCCCACGGGACCTGTCCAGATCTGGCGGGGCCGGCGACCGGACGCCGTGGTGACCTCGCTGCGGGACCGGGAACTGCAGGCCGCCCAGGCCCGGCACCTTCTCCGCCGGCAGCTCACCGGCCTCGACCTGGCCGACATCATGAACCATCCCGACATGTCCGCGCCCCAGGCCGTGGTGACACTCAACGGCTGGCGTCAGGTGCAGGCCCGGCTCGGCGAGCTCACCCCGCGGACGCGGCAGGAGGCGCTGGCCATCATGCCCGAGGCGGTTCTCGACGCGCAGACCGTCCGGGCGGGAGCCGACAACGACCGCGACCTGGCCCGGCGCGGAATCCTGGCGCGGAGAATCGGCGTGCCGTCCGGGGTCGGCGACGCGTCGCGGGCCCTGCACGCCGAAATGGCCGCCCACAGCTTCAACCACTACCGACAGGTCGCGCACCTGCCCGCCCGGATCATCATCATGGACCGGCGAACAGCGATCCTGCCGATCGATCCGGCCCGGGTCAGCCGTGGCGCGTTGGAAGTGACCGCGCCCGCCGCCGTGGCACGACTGGTCGAACTGTTCCATACCTATTGGGACAAAGCCCTCCCGCCGGAGCAACCCATGTCCCCTGACATCGTCCTCACCCCCCGCGAGGCGGCGATCATCGCGCTGCTCACCGAAGGCCACACCGACGCCAGCGTCTCGGCGGAGCTCGGGATCAGCGTCCGGACCATCGCGTACTCGATCAGCGACCTGATGAGTCGGTGCGGGGTCCAGAACCGGTTCCAACTGGGTCTGGTCCTCGGCTCGCAGACCATCACGCCCCGCACCACGGAAAAGGAACCAGAACAATGA
- a CDS encoding 4-hydroxy-3-methylbut-2-enyl diphosphate reductase, with amino-acid sequence MEQAYDGGVSDPVKRVLLAKPRGYCAGVDRAVETVKEALALYGAPIYVRKEIVHNRHVVQTLQDQGAIFVEENDEVPEGATVIFSAHGVAPVVYEEARQRNLRAIDATCPLVTKVHNEAKRFASEGYDIVLIGHEGHEEVIGTMGEAPASIQLVDGPAGVDAVEVRDPARVVWLSQTTLSVDETMATVAKLRTKLPLLVSPPSDDICYATQNRQLAVKELAPECDVVLVVGSTNSSNSVRLVEVAVDAGARAGYLVDYAHEIREEWLEGATTVGLTSGASVPDELVMDVLAFLAERGYADVTEFETAEEHLTFSLPQELKRDMRAAGR; translated from the coding sequence ATGGAGCAAGCCTACGATGGGGGAGTGTCCGATCCTGTGAAGCGTGTCCTGCTCGCCAAGCCCCGTGGTTACTGCGCCGGGGTCGACCGCGCCGTGGAGACGGTCAAGGAGGCTCTCGCGCTGTACGGGGCGCCGATCTACGTGCGCAAGGAGATCGTGCACAACCGGCACGTCGTGCAGACGCTGCAGGACCAGGGCGCGATCTTCGTGGAGGAGAACGACGAGGTCCCCGAGGGCGCGACCGTCATCTTCTCCGCGCACGGCGTCGCCCCCGTGGTCTACGAGGAGGCCCGGCAGCGCAACCTCCGCGCCATCGACGCCACCTGCCCGCTCGTGACCAAGGTGCACAACGAGGCCAAACGCTTCGCGTCCGAGGGGTACGACATCGTGCTCATCGGCCACGAAGGCCACGAAGAGGTCATCGGCACCATGGGTGAGGCCCCCGCCAGCATCCAGCTCGTCGACGGCCCGGCCGGCGTCGACGCCGTCGAGGTCCGCGATCCGGCCAGGGTCGTCTGGCTGTCCCAGACCACGCTGTCGGTGGACGAGACCATGGCGACCGTGGCGAAGCTGCGCACCAAGCTGCCGCTGCTGGTCTCCCCGCCGTCGGACGACATCTGCTACGCCACCCAGAACCGCCAGCTCGCCGTCAAGGAACTGGCCCCCGAGTGCGACGTCGTCCTCGTCGTCGGCTCGACCAACTCGTCGAACTCCGTCCGGCTCGTCGAGGTGGCCGTGGACGCGGGCGCCCGCGCCGGCTACCTCGTCGACTACGCGCACGAGATCCGCGAGGAGTGGCTGGAGGGCGCGACCACGGTCGGCCTGACGTCCGGCGCGTCCGTGCCCGACGAGCTGGTCATGGACGTGCTGGCGTTCCTGGCCGAGCGGGGGTACGCGGACGTCACCGAGTTCGAGACGGCCGAGGAGCATCTGACGTTCTCGCTGCCGCAGGAGCTCAAGCGCGACATGCGCGCGGCGGGCCGCTGA
- the xseA gene encoding exodeoxyribonuclease VII large subunit, with product MTAPRSSPEEPWPVRVVSSKIAEWIARLGAVWVDGEVAQLSRRPGQGMVFLTLRDPSADVSLQVTARRAVLDSCDPPLTEGARVVVHAKPNFYAARGTFSLAADEMRQVGLGELLARLEKLKKLLAAEGLFDRARKRRLPFLPNRVGLITGRASAAERDVHMVAERRWPAVEFVTINTPVQGGSAVPAIIAALKTLDDDPTVDVIILARGGGSVEDLLPFSDEALCRAVFACRTPVISAIGHEPDTPLVDFVADVRAATPTDAAKRVVPDLTEELRGLAIARTRLDRGIGTMLEREQHRITALRSRPVLARPEVIVDGRQSDVDALRHRAARVVAHRIDNARNELGHTLARLRALSPAATLQRGYAIVQRADGHVVRAPDEVAPGDTLRIRLNEGELAAKVER from the coding sequence GTGACCGCGCCCAGGAGCAGCCCGGAGGAGCCGTGGCCGGTCCGGGTCGTCAGTAGCAAGATCGCGGAGTGGATCGCCCGGTTGGGTGCCGTGTGGGTGGATGGCGAGGTGGCGCAGCTCTCCCGCCGGCCCGGTCAGGGCATGGTGTTCCTCACCCTGCGCGACCCGTCCGCCGACGTCAGCCTGCAGGTCACCGCGCGCCGCGCTGTCCTGGACTCCTGTGACCCACCTCTCACCGAGGGCGCGCGGGTCGTCGTGCACGCCAAGCCCAACTTCTACGCCGCCCGGGGCACGTTCTCCCTCGCCGCCGACGAGATGCGCCAGGTCGGCCTGGGCGAGCTGCTCGCCCGGCTGGAGAAGCTGAAGAAGCTGCTGGCCGCCGAGGGGCTGTTCGACCGGGCCCGCAAGCGCAGGCTGCCGTTCCTGCCGAACCGGGTCGGGCTGATCACCGGCCGGGCCAGCGCCGCGGAGCGCGACGTGCACATGGTCGCCGAGCGGCGGTGGCCGGCCGTGGAGTTCGTCACGATCAACACGCCGGTGCAGGGCGGCAGCGCGGTGCCGGCGATCATCGCGGCGTTGAAGACGCTGGACGACGACCCGACCGTGGACGTGATCATCCTGGCCAGGGGCGGTGGCAGCGTCGAGGACCTGTTGCCGTTCTCCGACGAGGCGCTGTGCCGGGCGGTGTTCGCGTGCCGTACCCCGGTGATCTCCGCGATCGGCCACGAGCCGGACACCCCGCTGGTGGACTTCGTGGCCGACGTGCGGGCCGCGACCCCGACCGACGCCGCGAAGCGCGTGGTGCCGGACCTCACCGAGGAGCTGCGCGGCCTGGCGATCGCCCGGACCCGGCTGGACCGGGGCATCGGCACCATGCTGGAACGCGAGCAGCACCGGATCACCGCCCTGCGGTCCCGGCCGGTCCTGGCCCGGCCGGAGGTGATCGTCGACGGCCGGCAGTCCGACGTCGACGCGCTGCGGCACCGGGCGGCCCGGGTGGTGGCGCACCGGATCGACAACGCGCGCAACGAACTGGGCCACACCCTGGCGCGCCTGCGGGCGTTGTCCCCGGCGGCGACCCTGCAACGGGGGTACGCGATCGTCCAGCGCGCCGACGGCCACGTGGTCCGGGCGCCCGACGAGGTGGCGCCCGGCGATACCCTCCGGATCCGACTCAACGAAGGCGAACTGGCCGCGAAGGTGGAGAGATGA
- a CDS encoding exodeoxyribonuclease VII small subunit: MSAQPSYEEARAELAQVVEQLEAGGASLEESLALWERGEKLATVCQTWLDGARERLDAARRTSD; this comes from the coding sequence ATGAGCGCACAGCCCAGCTACGAGGAGGCCCGGGCCGAGCTGGCCCAGGTCGTGGAGCAGTTGGAGGCCGGCGGGGCGAGCCTGGAGGAGTCGCTGGCCCTGTGGGAGCGGGGCGAGAAGTTGGCGACGGTGTGCCAGACGTGGCTGGACGGGGCCCGGGAACGCCTGGACGCCGCGCGCCGCACGTCCGACTGA
- a CDS encoding DUF4245 domain-containing protein → MSETSETVSVFSGGTAVPVKEARKTRGAKDLAYSMLALLIPIVLMLVLYRFLGGESPTTVDPSAALTDARARASYQVWAPSGLPSGWRTSTAKTAQQDGHLVLRIGYAGPDGEFLQLTESSAPLDGVLNSAVGGGSTLLGSAEIGGRTWQRYSGAQGVSAVVLAENGRTIVLAGQAPDATMVEFARSLK, encoded by the coding sequence GTGAGTGAGACCAGCGAAACCGTGAGCGTTTTCTCCGGCGGGACGGCCGTCCCGGTCAAGGAGGCCCGCAAGACGCGCGGGGCCAAGGACCTGGCGTACTCCATGCTGGCTCTGCTCATCCCGATTGTCCTGATGCTGGTGCTCTACCGCTTTCTGGGCGGGGAGTCCCCGACGACCGTCGATCCGAGCGCGGCGTTGACCGACGCCCGGGCCCGCGCGTCGTACCAGGTGTGGGCGCCGTCCGGCCTGCCGTCCGGTTGGCGGACGTCCACCGCGAAGACCGCCCAGCAGGACGGGCACCTGGTGCTCCGGATCGGGTACGCCGGCCCGGACGGGGAGTTCCTGCAGCTCACGGAGTCCAGCGCGCCCCTCGACGGGGTGCTGAACTCCGCGGTGGGCGGCGGATCGACCCTGCTCGGCTCGGCGGAGATCGGCGGCAGGACCTGGCAGCGGTACTCCGGGGCCCAGGGCGTCAGCGCCGTCGTGCTCGCCGAGAACGGCCGGACGATCGTGCTCGCCGGCCAGGCGCCGGACGCGACGATGGTGGAGTTCGCGCGGTCGTTGAAGTAG
- the glpX gene encoding class II fructose-bisphosphatase yields MSGARRTEELDRNLALDLVRVTEAAAMAAGRWVGRGDKEGGDGAAVDAMRLLINSVPMRGVVVIGEGEKDNAPMLFNGEHVGDGTGAEVDVAVDPVDGTTLMAKGMPNSIAVLAVTERGAMFDPSAVFYMDKIAVGPDAADVIDITAPVAENLRRIAKAKKGSLSDVTVCILDRPRHDKLVQEVRETGARIRFISDGDVAGAISAAREGSEVDVLLGIGGTPEGIIAAVALKCLGGAMQGMLWPRDDDEKQKAIDAGHDLDRVLGLDDLVSGDNMFFCATGVTTGDLLKGVRYKAGGAYTQSIVMRSKSGTTRVIDSYHRLEKLRSYSLVDFDGS; encoded by the coding sequence ATGTCCGGAGCCCGCCGTACCGAGGAGCTTGACCGCAACCTCGCCCTGGACCTGGTCCGCGTGACCGAGGCCGCCGCCATGGCCGCCGGCCGCTGGGTCGGACGAGGCGACAAGGAGGGCGGCGACGGTGCCGCCGTGGACGCGATGCGGCTGCTGATCAATTCGGTGCCGATGCGCGGCGTCGTCGTGATCGGCGAGGGCGAGAAGGACAACGCCCCGATGCTGTTCAACGGGGAGCACGTGGGCGACGGCACCGGCGCGGAGGTCGACGTCGCCGTGGACCCGGTCGACGGCACCACCCTGATGGCCAAGGGCATGCCGAACTCGATCGCCGTACTGGCGGTGACCGAGCGGGGCGCGATGTTCGACCCGTCGGCGGTCTTCTACATGGACAAGATCGCGGTGGGCCCCGACGCGGCCGACGTCATCGACATCACGGCGCCCGTGGCGGAGAACCTGCGCCGGATCGCCAAGGCGAAGAAGGGCAGCCTGTCGGACGTGACGGTCTGCATCCTCGACCGCCCCCGGCACGACAAGCTCGTGCAGGAGGTCCGGGAGACGGGCGCGCGGATCCGGTTCATCTCCGACGGCGACGTGGCCGGCGCGATCAGCGCGGCCCGGGAGGGCAGCGAGGTCGACGTGCTGCTCGGCATCGGCGGCACCCCGGAGGGCATCATCGCCGCCGTGGCGCTCAAGTGCCTGGGCGGCGCGATGCAGGGCATGCTGTGGCCGCGCGACGACGACGAGAAGCAGAAGGCCATCGACGCCGGGCACGACCTGGACCGGGTGCTGGGCCTCGACGACCTGGTCAGCGGGGACAACATGTTCTTCTGCGCGACCGGCGTGACGACGGGCGACCTGCTCAAGGGCGTGCGCTACAAGGCCGGCGGCGCTTACACCCAGTCGATCGTGATGCGCTCGAAGTCGGGCACGACCCGCGTGATCGACTCCTACCACCGCCTGGAGAAGCTCCGCTCCTACTCCCTCGTCGACTTCGACGGCTCTTAG
- a CDS encoding serine protease — MRRRWYLLLVVLATSLVLPAGPAAASTDKSADDPEIVGGAPARAGEFPWTVHLSVGCGGALYSPTVVLTAAHCVGRSGSDSSIEVTTGLDRFHPTQRVRSAQVKRADGFTDVTGGNDWALIRLARPLTGATLPVAADTATDSGLFTVVGWGSTREGGAGTATLRKVQVPFVSDAVCGDAYRKAGYGFVASDMICAGKMDTGGIDSCQGDSGGPMVRRDDAGAWRQVGIVSWGEGCARAGFPGVYTQASRFAAAISRAAAAM; from the coding sequence ATGCGGCGTCGCTGGTACCTGCTCCTGGTAGTCCTCGCCACCAGCCTCGTGCTGCCGGCCGGTCCGGCCGCCGCGAGTACCGACAAGTCCGCAGACGACCCCGAGATCGTCGGGGGAGCCCCGGCGCGGGCCGGCGAGTTCCCCTGGACGGTGCACCTGTCCGTCGGCTGCGGCGGCGCGCTCTACAGCCCCACCGTCGTCCTCACCGCCGCGCACTGCGTCGGGCGGAGCGGCTCGGACTCCTCGATCGAGGTGACCACCGGGCTCGACCGGTTCCACCCGACCCAACGGGTCAGGTCGGCGCAGGTCAAGCGGGCCGACGGCTTCACAGACGTCACCGGGGGCAACGACTGGGCCCTGATCCGTCTCGCCCGGCCGCTCACCGGCGCCACCCTGCCCGTCGCGGCCGACACCGCCACCGACAGCGGACTGTTCACGGTGGTCGGCTGGGGGTCCACCCGCGAGGGCGGCGCCGGCACGGCGACGCTGCGCAAGGTGCAGGTGCCGTTCGTGTCCGACGCGGTGTGCGGGGACGCCTACCGCAAGGCCGGGTACGGGTTCGTCGCCAGCGACATGATCTGCGCCGGGAAGATGGACACCGGCGGGATCGACTCCTGCCAGGGCGACTCCGGCGGCCCGATGGTCCGGCGGGACGACGCCGGGGCGTGGCGGCAGGTCGGTATCGTGAGCTGGGGCGAGGGCTGCGCGCGGGCCGGATTCCCCGGGGTGTACACCCAGGCGTCGCGGTTCGCGGCGGCCATCTCCCGGGCGGCCGCCGCCATGTGA
- a CDS encoding lytic transglycosylase domain-containing protein — translation MEGSSRVQRGAIRILASLILVLALIGGGFMGLATQEWERKQTANESLVAATAQLQDERQRTGEVDRASRAAVRQAETEAKGKADEAGKAMADAVKNADAQAAKAGTAAATTGPTKPYDGPIPASCAEYSGNQAAGCALTLEMGFGLDQVPCLVLLWTKESHWNTAAKNNSSGAYGIPQALPGSKMASAGPDWQTSAETQIRWGLGYIKGRYGNPCGAWSHSKATGWY, via the coding sequence ATGGAAGGAAGTTCGCGCGTGCAACGCGGAGCGATCCGAATCCTCGCGAGCCTCATCCTCGTGCTGGCCCTGATCGGTGGCGGCTTCATGGGCCTGGCCACCCAGGAGTGGGAGCGCAAGCAGACCGCCAACGAGAGCCTCGTGGCCGCCACGGCGCAGCTGCAGGACGAGCGGCAGCGCACCGGCGAGGTCGACCGGGCCAGCCGCGCGGCGGTCCGACAGGCCGAGACCGAGGCCAAGGGCAAGGCCGACGAGGCGGGCAAGGCCATGGCCGACGCCGTGAAGAACGCCGACGCTCAGGCCGCCAAGGCTGGTACGGCCGCCGCGACCACCGGTCCGACGAAGCCGTACGACGGCCCGATCCCGGCCTCCTGCGCGGAGTACTCGGGCAACCAGGCCGCCGGGTGCGCCCTGACGCTGGAGATGGGCTTCGGGCTCGACCAGGTGCCCTGCCTGGTGCTGCTGTGGACCAAGGAAAGCCACTGGAACACCGCGGCGAAGAACAACTCCTCCGGGGCGTACGGCATTCCGCAGGCGCTGCCGGGCAGCAAGATGGCCTCGGCCGGCCCGGACTGGCAGACCAGCGCGGAAACCCAGATCCGCTGGGGCCTCGGCTATATCAAGGGCCGGTACGGCAACCCGTGCGGCGCGTGGTCGCATTCGAAGGCGACCGGCTGGTACTAG